Part of the Pseudodesulfovibrio mercurii genome is shown below.
GTAAAGGAGCCCCGCCGTGGCGAAACTGTTCACGACCCTCAAGGCCATCTTCCACGAAACCGTAGACGCCTGCCTGCAACTGTTCAAGATCATGATTCCGGTGCTCGTCCTGGTCAAAATCCTCCAGGAATTCGGCCTGATCAAGTACCTGGCCTGGCCCCTGGAGCCGGTCATGGGCGTGCTCGGGCTGCCCGCCGAGATGGGGCTGGTCTGGGCCACCACCCTGATCAACAACATCTACACCGGCATGATCGTCCTGGCCTCGTTCACCGGCGACGCGCCCCTGACCTCGGCCCAGGCCACGGTCCTCGGCGTGCTCATGCTCGTGGCCCACGGCCTGCCCGTGGAGACCGCCATCGCGGACCGCTCCGGGGCGCGCTTCCTGTTCCAGTGCTGTGTGCGCATGGCCGGGGCCTTTGTCCTGGCCTGGCTGCTCCACCTGATCTACTCGGCCACCGGCACCCTGAGCGGCCCGGCGGTCATGCTCTTCAAGACCGACCCCACGGCCGGGACCGGCTCCATAGCCGCCTGGGCCCTGGGCCAGGTCCGCAACCTGGCGTCCATCTTCTGCATCATCTTCACCCTGATCACCATCATGCGCGTGCTCCGCGCCGTGGGGGCCATCGACCTCATGAACCGCGTCCTGCGGCCCGTGCTCGACCTCATCGGCATCGGGCCCAAGGCCTCGGCCATCACCGTCATCGGCCTGACCATGGGGCTGTCCTACGGCGGCGGGCTGATCATCGGCGAGGCCCGCAACGGGGCCCTGAGCCGGGAGGACGTCTTCTATTCCCTGACCTTCATGGGCTTGTGCCACTCGCTCATCGAGGATACCCTGCTGATCATACTCATCGGCGGGCACCTGAGCGGCGTGCTCTGGGGACGGCTCCTGTTCGCCGTGCTGGCCATGGCCGCCATCGTCCAGATCGTCCGCCACGTGCCCGAAAGGGTGCGCACCGCCTACCTGTGGGCCGACAAATAACCCGCGACAAGGAGAACAACATGTCCGATATCCAGCTCATCCACACCGACAAGGCCCCGGCCGCCGTGGGTCCCTACTCCCAGGCCACCGCCGTGAACGGCACCCTGTACGTGTCCGGCCAGCTCGGCATCATCCCGTCCGAAGGCAAGCTGGCCGAGGGCTTCAAGGCCCAGACCCGCCAGGCCCTGGAGAACCTGAAGGCCATCCTCGAAGAGGCCGGATCGTCGCTCGACAAGGTCATGGCCGTGGACGTGTTCATCATGGACATGGGCCGGTTCGCCGACCTCAACGCCATCTACGCCGAGTACTTCTCCGCCCACAAGCCCGCGCGCGCCGCGGTCCAGGTGGCCGCCCTGCCCCTGGGCGGACTGGTCGAGTTCAAGTGCACGGCCGTCATCGACTAGCTGCGCGCCGCGAAATCTCCGCTTGACAGTTCTCGCGCAAAACGGCTACCTCTGACGCATGCACAGCAACACCGCCCGTTTCTTTTTCTTTTTTAGCTTTATCAGGAACGCCTGCGGTCTTGGTGTGCGCTAGTCAATAAACAACGAAGAACAAACCAAGAGGCCGCGGGCAAAGTCCGCGGCCTCTTTCTTTTCGGGCCGCGCCGCAGCCGGAACCAGCAAGGAGCAACGCCATGCATCTCGGAAAAGCCATTCGGATGGAACGGATCATGAACCGCAACGACGGCCGGACCATCGTAGTCCCCCTGGACCACGGCGTGACCGTGGGCCCCATCTACGGCATCGTGGACCTGCGCGAGACCGTCAACCAGGTGGCAGAGGGCGGGGCCAACGCCGTGCTCATGCACAAGGGCATTCCCCGCTGCTCCCACCGCGCGGGCGGCAAGGACATCGGCCTGATCATCCACCTGTCCGCGTCCACCTCGCTCTCGCCCTTCCCCAACGCCAAGACCATGGTCGGCACCGTGACCGACGCCCTCAAGCTCGGCGCGGACGCCGTGTCCATCCACGTCAACCTCGGCGACGAGACCGAGCCGCAGA
Proteins encoded:
- a CDS encoding nucleoside recognition domain-containing protein, encoding MAKLFTTLKAIFHETVDACLQLFKIMIPVLVLVKILQEFGLIKYLAWPLEPVMGVLGLPAEMGLVWATTLINNIYTGMIVLASFTGDAPLTSAQATVLGVLMLVAHGLPVETAIADRSGARFLFQCCVRMAGAFVLAWLLHLIYSATGTLSGPAVMLFKTDPTAGTGSIAAWALGQVRNLASIFCIIFTLITIMRVLRAVGAIDLMNRVLRPVLDLIGIGPKASAITVIGLTMGLSYGGGLIIGEARNGALSREDVFYSLTFMGLCHSLIEDTLLIILIGGHLSGVLWGRLLFAVLAMAAIVQIVRHVPERVRTAYLWADK
- a CDS encoding RidA family protein produces the protein MSDIQLIHTDKAPAAVGPYSQATAVNGTLYVSGQLGIIPSEGKLAEGFKAQTRQALENLKAILEEAGSSLDKVMAVDVFIMDMGRFADLNAIYAEYFSAHKPARAAVQVAALPLGGLVEFKCTAVID